The Erythrobacter sp. JK5 genome includes a region encoding these proteins:
- a CDS encoding lipopolysaccharide assembly protein LapB, which yields MPDRGRSFFTVALAAALLCGCSGGGERSSASDLSGSAEFVRLVEDARFEMREGRLDDAGVLLDQARTIEPDNPGLWVTIARLRFSGGEHLTALEAADYALELGPDYAPALLLRAQLVRDAHGLADAIPWFESAVAADPANVELLVDYAATLGDLGRYRDMLAIVRRAAEIDRTYPGIYYLQAVLAARAGDPVLARSLLERSGMSGRGGVPAAILLDALTDLQQANNDKAAETLDALHERQPGNIRVLELLAQALWFSGRDQELVERFGARALSPDASPYLTMLVGRAHERLGDRAAAAPLFERASGAYQVRLTVLGSTPFGRAELPQSTAELRDLVSAGDLAGAGRVADDLLQRFPLSSDAHALAGDIAFAGGDPETALERYRVAAAIRRPWPLTRKIIAAYRAYGDDTAADTLLARHVVGEPNNAEALLMLAERSAQADDWLRVAVLLDHAIALGAGNDPKLIALRADAAAALGREDEARGFDARLRELRPGNFVAG from the coding sequence ATGCCTGATCGAGGTCGCTCATTCTTCACAGTCGCCCTGGCTGCGGCGCTGCTGTGCGGCTGCTCAGGCGGCGGCGAGCGCAGCAGTGCATCGGACCTATCCGGCAGCGCGGAATTCGTCCGGCTGGTTGAGGATGCGCGCTTTGAAATGCGCGAAGGCAGGCTGGACGATGCGGGCGTGCTGCTCGATCAGGCGCGCACGATCGAGCCGGACAATCCCGGCCTGTGGGTGACCATCGCCCGATTGCGGTTCAGCGGCGGCGAACACCTGACCGCGCTCGAAGCAGCCGACTACGCACTCGAACTCGGTCCCGATTATGCGCCCGCCTTGCTCCTGCGGGCTCAGCTGGTGCGCGATGCGCACGGTCTCGCCGACGCGATTCCCTGGTTCGAATCCGCAGTCGCCGCCGACCCGGCGAATGTCGAGCTGCTGGTCGACTATGCCGCCACGCTTGGCGATCTGGGTCGCTACCGGGATATGCTCGCCATCGTTCGCCGGGCGGCGGAAATCGACCGCACCTATCCGGGCATTTACTATCTCCAGGCCGTGCTCGCCGCGCGTGCCGGGGACCCGGTGCTGGCGCGCAGCCTGCTCGAACGCAGCGGCATGAGCGGGCGCGGCGGGGTCCCGGCGGCGATCCTGCTCGATGCCTTGACCGACCTGCAGCAAGCCAACAACGACAAGGCCGCAGAAACGCTCGATGCGCTGCACGAACGCCAGCCCGGCAATATCCGCGTGCTCGAACTGCTCGCGCAGGCCCTGTGGTTCAGCGGACGCGACCAGGAACTGGTCGAGCGCTTCGGCGCGCGCGCGCTCTCACCCGACGCTTCGCCCTATCTGACGATGCTGGTCGGCCGCGCGCATGAACGGTTGGGCGATCGAGCCGCGGCGGCACCCCTGTTCGAACGTGCTTCGGGCGCGTATCAGGTCCGCCTAACGGTGCTTGGCAGCACGCCTTTCGGGCGCGCCGAATTGCCGCAATCGACCGCAGAGCTGCGCGACCTCGTGTCGGCAGGCGATCTTGCCGGAGCCGGCCGCGTCGCTGACGATCTCTTGCAACGCTTCCCGCTTTCGTCGGATGCGCACGCGCTTGCCGGGGACATTGCATTTGCCGGGGGCGATCCTGAAACCGCGCTCGAACGCTACCGCGTTGCTGCCGCCATCCGGCGACCGTGGCCGCTAACCCGCAAGATCATCGCCGCCTATCGCGCCTATGGTGACGATACCGCGGCGGACACGCTGCTGGCGCGGCACGTGGTTGGCGAACCCAACAATGCCGAAGCGCTGCTGATGCTCGCGGAACGGAGCGCGCAGGCCGACGACTGGTTGCGCGTCGCGGTGCTGCTCGACCACGCGATTGCGCTTGGTGCGGGCAACGATCCCAAGCTGATCGCATTGCGCGCCGATGCCGCTGCCGCGCTCGGGCGCGAGGACGAGGCGCGCGGTTTCGATGCACGACTGCGCGAACTGCGCCCCGGGAACTTCGTAGCCGGCTGA
- the prsR gene encoding PEP-CTERM-box response regulator transcription factor — MADKKPTLLVIEDDEGLQAQLKWAYDDFEVVIAGDRDSAIAALRSEAPAVVTLDLGLPPDPDGTTEGFAVLDTIMELKPDTKVIVASGHGARESALRAIERGAYDFYQKPLDIEALGLIVRRAFNLHAIESENRRLVAHASEDKTVLGRLITGAPEMVKVARTIERVACTSVSVMLLGASGTGKELLAQGLHDSSDRGDGPFVAINCAAIPENLLESELFGHEKGAFTGAVKTTEGKIESAHGGTLFLDEVGDIPLPLQVKLLRFLQERTIERIGGRKSIAVDTRIVCATHQDLEKMIGEGTFREDLFYRLAEIVVRIPTLAERHGDAVLLAKAFLKRFSAEMNPAVTGFGPDALAVIDSHDWPGNVRELENRVKRAVIMAEGKLVSADDLDLGQNDEEPSDVLNLKAAREQSDRRVIRHALARSEGNISSTAKMLGISRPTLYDLLKQYDLHA, encoded by the coding sequence ATGGCTGACAAAAAACCGACTTTGCTCGTGATCGAAGACGACGAAGGGCTGCAGGCGCAGCTCAAATGGGCGTATGACGATTTTGAAGTGGTGATCGCGGGTGACCGCGACAGTGCGATCGCGGCGTTGCGCAGCGAGGCACCGGCGGTGGTGACGCTCGATCTCGGCCTGCCCCCCGACCCCGACGGCACGACCGAGGGCTTCGCGGTGCTGGACACGATCATGGAGCTGAAGCCCGACACCAAGGTGATCGTCGCCAGCGGCCATGGCGCTCGCGAAAGCGCGCTCAGGGCTATCGAGCGCGGGGCGTACGATTTCTACCAGAAACCGCTCGATATCGAGGCGCTTGGCCTGATCGTCCGCCGGGCCTTCAATCTCCACGCGATCGAAAGCGAGAACCGTCGGCTTGTCGCGCATGCCAGCGAGGACAAGACCGTGCTCGGGCGCCTGATTACCGGCGCGCCCGAGATGGTCAAGGTCGCCCGCACGATCGAGCGGGTCGCCTGCACCAGCGTTTCGGTGATGCTGCTCGGCGCAAGCGGGACGGGCAAGGAATTGCTGGCGCAGGGCCTGCACGATTCGAGCGATCGCGGCGATGGCCCGTTCGTGGCGATCAATTGCGCCGCGATCCCCGAAAACCTGCTCGAAAGCGAGCTGTTCGGCCACGAGAAGGGCGCGTTCACCGGCGCGGTGAAGACCACCGAGGGCAAGATCGAAAGCGCGCATGGCGGCACGCTGTTCCTCGACGAGGTCGGCGACATCCCGCTGCCCTTGCAGGTCAAGCTGCTGCGGTTTCTGCAGGAACGCACGATCGAACGGATCGGCGGGCGCAAGAGTATCGCGGTCGACACCAGGATCGTGTGCGCGACGCACCAGGATCTCGAAAAAATGATCGGTGAAGGGACCTTCCGCGAAGACCTGTTCTACCGGCTTGCCGAGATCGTGGTGCGGATCCCGACGCTGGCCGAACGCCACGGCGATGCGGTGCTGCTGGCGAAGGCTTTCCTCAAGCGGTTTTCTGCCGAGATGAACCCTGCGGTGACCGGTTTCGGCCCCGATGCGTTGGCCGTGATCGATTCGCACGATTGGCCGGGAAATGTCCGCGAGCTGGAAAACCGGGTGAAGCGCGCTGTCATCATGGCGGAAGGCAAGCTGGTGAGCGCGGACGATCTCGATCTGGGTCAAAACGACGAGGAGCCGTCCGACGTGCTCAATCTGAAGGCGGCACGCGAACAATCGGACCGGCGCGTCATCCGCCACGCGCTCGCGCGCAGCGAAGGCAACATTTCCAGCACCGCAAAAATGCTCGGGATCAGCCGCCCGACGCTTTACGACCTGCTCAAGCAATACGACCTGCATGCCTGA
- the panB gene encoding 3-methyl-2-oxobutanoate hydroxymethyltransferase, producing MSTTFQLDTSTSRANPTPAPMKRLTVPRIRARKSDGVTAEPLVMLTAYTARQAQLLDAHCDMLLVGDSLGQVIYGLPSTIPVTLEMMANHGAAVVRGSYHSVVIVDMPFGSYESSPEQAFESAAYLLKETGAAAVKLEGGEAMAPTVEFLNSRGIPVMGHVGLTPQAVNVLGGYAARGRSDAEADKIVSDAVALDQAGAFAIVIEGVVEPIAIEATKAVGCPTIGIGASAQCDGQVLVTEDMLGMFERVPRFVKRYEDIASVIEKTVATYAEEVRARSFPGEEQTYQPKR from the coding sequence ATGTCCACCACATTCCAGCTCGATACGAGTACCAGCCGGGCCAACCCCACACCGGCCCCGATGAAACGCCTCACTGTGCCGCGCATCCGCGCGCGCAAGTCAGACGGCGTGACCGCCGAACCGCTGGTCATGCTAACCGCCTACACCGCGCGGCAGGCGCAGCTGCTCGACGCGCATTGCGACATGCTGCTGGTGGGGGATTCGCTTGGCCAGGTGATCTACGGCCTGCCTTCGACGATCCCGGTTACGCTGGAGATGATGGCGAACCACGGCGCGGCCGTGGTGCGCGGGTCGTACCATTCGGTGGTGATCGTCGACATGCCGTTCGGCTCCTACGAAAGCTCGCCCGAACAGGCGTTCGAAAGCGCGGCCTACCTGCTGAAGGAAACCGGCGCTGCGGCAGTCAAGCTCGAAGGCGGCGAAGCGATGGCGCCGACCGTCGAATTCCTCAATTCGCGCGGCATCCCGGTGATGGGGCATGTCGGACTCACCCCGCAGGCGGTGAACGTGCTGGGTGGCTATGCCGCGCGCGGGCGATCGGATGCGGAAGCGGACAAGATCGTCAGCGACGCGGTTGCGCTCGATCAGGCGGGCGCGTTTGCGATCGTGATCGAGGGGGTGGTCGAACCGATCGCGATCGAAGCCACCAAAGCGGTCGGATGCCCGACCATCGGCATCGGAGCCTCGGCACAATGCGACGGACAGGTGCTGGTGACCGAGGATATGCTCGGCATGTTCGAGCGGGTGCCGCGCTTCGTGAAGCGCTACGAGGACATCGCCAGCGTCATCGAGAAGACCGTGGCGACCTATGCCGAGGAAGTGCGCGCGCGCAGTTTCCCTGGCGAAGAACAGACCTACCAGCCCAAGCGCTGA
- a CDS encoding PilZ domain-containing protein — protein MNMYSIPRSERRRPLSLMVKSRVQSRVVFVDLIDISEGGCKIKARAGFASVGDRVVMKVGGINAPLGIVAWVNGQFAGVSFEGEMHPAVIDHLCARNGSKLTPAAHRIIEGRRSVS, from the coding sequence ATGAATATGTATTCGATCCCCCGTTCGGAGCGGCGTCGTCCGCTGAGCCTGATGGTGAAGAGCCGCGTGCAGTCGCGCGTGGTGTTCGTCGACCTGATCGACATTTCCGAAGGCGGTTGCAAGATCAAGGCGCGCGCGGGCTTTGCCAGCGTCGGCGACCGGGTGGTGATGAAGGTTGGCGGGATCAACGCCCCGCTGGGCATCGTCGCCTGGGTCAACGGCCAGTTCGCCGGAGTCTCGTTCGAAGGCGAAATGCATCCGGCGGTGATCGATCACCTGTGCGCGCGCAACGGCAGCAAACTCACGCCGGCGGCACACAGAATCATCGAAGGGCGCCGCAGCGTCTCGTAA
- a CDS encoding DUF475 domain-containing protein yields the protein MQTLLRYYTFSLAFTAACFALAAWYGWVSTGSIVGMLSVLWIVIVLSILEVSLSFDNAVVNATVLREMDPVWQQRFLTIGILIAVFGMRIVFPIAIVSIAAQIGPWDAVQLSLGNPEEYERIVSGAHIGIAGFGGAFLAMVGLTFFFDEEKDVHWIHALEQSINRFSSVPAVEIGLVLLLVYGVSTMLTPDDALTFLTAGLLGLVTFIGVHAIGAIIEQREARKKAAGEIVRSGLGGFLYLEVLDASFSFDGVIGAFALSNNMIVIAIGLSVGAMFVRSMTIHLVRTGTLAQYRYLEHGAFWAIIVLGVIMLVSARYHIPETITGLIGAVLIGLSLWWSIRHNRAERAANAAATEPGA from the coding sequence ATGCAAACGCTCCTGCGCTACTACACCTTTTCGCTCGCCTTCACGGCGGCCTGCTTCGCGCTGGCCGCCTGGTATGGCTGGGTCAGCACGGGTTCGATCGTCGGCATGCTCTCGGTCCTGTGGATCGTCATCGTCCTATCGATCCTCGAGGTTTCGCTGAGCTTCGACAACGCCGTCGTCAACGCCACCGTGCTGCGCGAGATGGACCCGGTGTGGCAACAGCGCTTCCTGACGATCGGCATCCTGATCGCGGTGTTCGGGATGCGGATCGTGTTTCCGATCGCGATCGTCTCGATCGCCGCGCAGATCGGGCCGTGGGATGCGGTGCAGCTTTCGCTCGGCAATCCCGAGGAATACGAACGCATCGTTTCCGGCGCGCATATCGGGATCGCCGGATTCGGCGGCGCATTCCTGGCGATGGTCGGGCTCACCTTCTTCTTCGACGAGGAGAAGGATGTGCACTGGATCCACGCGCTCGAGCAGTCGATCAATCGCTTTTCGAGCGTGCCGGCAGTCGAGATCGGGCTGGTCCTGCTGCTGGTCTATGGCGTTTCCACCATGCTCACGCCAGACGACGCGCTGACGTTCCTCACGGCCGGGCTGCTCGGCCTGGTCACCTTCATCGGCGTTCACGCGATCGGGGCGATTATCGAACAACGCGAAGCCCGGAAGAAGGCGGCGGGAGAGATCGTGCGATCGGGACTTGGCGGATTCCTGTATCTCGAGGTGCTCGATGCCAGCTTCAGCTTCGACGGGGTCATCGGTGCGTTCGCGCTGTCCAATAATATGATCGTGATCGCCATCGGCCTGTCGGTGGGAGCGATGTTCGTGCGCTCGATGACGATCCACCTGGTGCGTACCGGTACGCTCGCTCAATATCGCTATCTCGAACACGGCGCGTTCTGGGCGATCATCGTCCTCGGTGTGATCATGCTGGTATCGGCGCGGTATCACATCCCGGAAACGATCACCGGGCTGATCGGAGCTGTGCTTATCGGATTGTCGCTGTGGTGGTCGATCCGCCACAACCGCGCAGAGCGCGCGGCTAATGCGGCTGCGACCGAGCCAGGCGCGTAG
- a CDS encoding sodium-dependent transporter, translating into MAATGSGHENWSSRTAFILAAVGSAVGLGNMWRFPAEAGENGGGAFVLFYILCVLLIGLPVLLSEVLIGRHGQANAPESVRRVARDSNAPEGWSILASMGVFAAFLILSFYCVVGGWVVYYIGVFLGDLIQTGLTGGAFQGRPAEDIEALMPGLFGNGSLMIGLNLGFLAVTMFFVARGVSSGIEWVAVYLMPLFFLLFLGITVYGAFTDNFGQAVAYLFTFDFSKLTGEVMLAAVGQAFFSLSLGVAGMMTYGAYASRDTNLGETSGIIAGADTGVALLAGLAIFPIVFAAGLPTNAGPGLMFQSLPVAFQAMPFGSLIGLAFFTMVFFAALTSSVSLLEAPTAYVFEKFKMPRMVATLIVGAGAAVLGVLSSLSFNDMAEFYPLGFVPLFAETNFFDTLDGVTAKLFMPIGAILTCIFVGWIADARLIDDENGLDGWLHQTWRALVRFVCPIALTVILLFGLFG; encoded by the coding sequence ATGGCAGCAACCGGTTCGGGCCACGAAAACTGGTCGTCGCGCACTGCGTTCATTCTCGCCGCAGTCGGCTCGGCGGTCGGCCTCGGCAATATGTGGCGATTCCCGGCGGAAGCGGGCGAGAATGGCGGCGGCGCGTTCGTGCTGTTCTATATCCTGTGCGTGCTGTTGATCGGTTTGCCGGTGCTGCTGTCCGAAGTGCTGATCGGGCGGCACGGACAGGCCAATGCGCCCGAAAGCGTCCGCCGTGTCGCGCGCGATTCCAATGCGCCGGAAGGCTGGAGCATCCTCGCCTCGATGGGCGTGTTTGCCGCGTTCCTGATCCTCAGCTTCTACTGCGTCGTCGGCGGCTGGGTGGTCTATTACATCGGCGTCTTTTTGGGCGACCTGATCCAGACGGGCCTCACTGGCGGCGCGTTCCAGGGGCGTCCGGCAGAGGATATCGAGGCGCTGATGCCTGGACTGTTCGGCAATGGTTCGTTGATGATCGGGCTCAATCTCGGATTTCTCGCGGTGACGATGTTCTTCGTCGCACGCGGGGTTTCGAGCGGCATCGAATGGGTGGCGGTCTATCTCATGCCGCTGTTCTTCCTGCTGTTTCTCGGCATTACTGTCTACGGCGCGTTTACCGATAACTTCGGGCAGGCGGTTGCGTATCTCTTCACCTTCGATTTTTCGAAGCTGACCGGGGAAGTGATGCTCGCCGCGGTCGGGCAGGCGTTCTTTTCGCTGTCGCTCGGGGTGGCCGGGATGATGACCTATGGCGCCTACGCCAGCCGCGATACCAATCTGGGCGAGACATCGGGGATCATCGCCGGTGCGGATACCGGGGTGGCGCTGCTCGCCGGTCTTGCCATTTTCCCGATCGTTTTCGCGGCCGGGCTGCCGACCAATGCCGGTCCGGGGCTGATGTTCCAGTCGCTTCCGGTCGCGTTCCAGGCGATGCCGTTTGGCTCGCTGATCGGCCTGGCGTTCTTTACCATGGTGTTCTTCGCCGCGCTGACCAGCTCGGTCTCGCTGCTCGAAGCGCCGACGGCCTATGTGTTCGAGAAGTTCAAGATGCCGCGGATGGTCGCAACGTTGATTGTCGGCGCGGGCGCGGCGGTACTCGGCGTGCTGTCTTCGCTGTCGTTCAACGACATGGCGGAGTTCTATCCGCTCGGCTTCGTCCCGCTGTTCGCAGAGACCAATTTCTTCGACACGCTCGACGGAGTGACGGCGAAGCTGTTCATGCCGATCGGCGCGATCCTGACCTGCATTTTCGTCGGCTGGATCGCCGATGCACGTCTGATCGACGACGAGAACGGGCTCGATGGCTGGCTGCATCAGACGTGGCGGGCGTTGGTGCGGTTCGTCTGCCCGATCGCTTTGACGGTTATCCTGCTGTTCGGGCTGTTTGGCTGA
- a CDS encoding phosphoribosyl-AMP cyclohydrolase, with protein MKKFASVSVLGLSALALAACGADETVAAEGGDSDPITAEEVAEAQKAWGEGIVAIGQTFIDKGDFRARAEEHIRTHYAYGDDATVLFKPTLAAEDQFRENYDEALSYFVGTEGTEDGGFAIAPYTAVRWENHGTVIDEDGDMAVAMGNYYFTGTDGNETKVEYSFAYEKDENGDLKIVLHHSSLPFSTN; from the coding sequence ATGAAGAAATTTGCCAGTGTTTCTGTTCTTGGTTTGAGTGCCCTTGCCCTCGCTGCCTGCGGCGCGGATGAAACTGTCGCAGCCGAAGGCGGCGACAGCGATCCGATCACCGCCGAAGAGGTCGCAGAAGCCCAGAAAGCCTGGGGCGAAGGCATCGTTGCCATCGGCCAGACCTTCATCGACAAAGGCGATTTCCGCGCCCGCGCGGAAGAGCACATCAGGACGCATTACGCCTATGGCGACGATGCGACCGTCCTGTTCAAGCCCACCCTCGCTGCCGAAGACCAGTTCCGCGAGAATTACGACGAGGCGCTGAGCTATTTCGTCGGCACCGAAGGCACCGAAGACGGTGGCTTTGCGATCGCGCCGTACACCGCCGTCCGCTGGGAGAACCACGGCACCGTTATCGACGAGGATGGCGATATGGCCGTGGCGATGGGCAATTACTATTTCACCGGCACGGACGGCAACGAGACCAAGGTGGAATATTCGTTCGCCTACGAGAAAGACGAGAACGGCGATCTCAAGATCGTGCTGCACCACAGTTCGCTGCCCTTCAGCACGAACTGA
- a CDS encoding ImuA family protein has product MPKSVSSSGAKALHNFPVPSRPRPGGSARLSASDIAALSQAREARWRPGLTDQPLHSEIFASTGDASGAGVALALARDALRVAEAVEDPLTEAEDRRQVLWVQESRAIARSGRPYHHGLPRELRHRLIHVEAKTPEDALFALEEGLRCRDLACVIGEIVGNPRALDFTASRRLSLAAEKHGVPLWLVRLEAEADLSSARMRWRIEAAPSTRPRWNADAPGAPAWQAELFRARSHAPGKWILSNDDGRLSARKSPPRSAANAATPDSRDLVRATVGRSLAACARA; this is encoded by the coding sequence ATGCCAAAATCCGTTTCCTCCTCCGGCGCGAAAGCGCTGCACAACTTTCCCGTCCCCTCGCGCCCAAGGCCTGGTGGCTCTGCGCGCCTTTCCGCGAGCGATATCGCTGCGCTGTCGCAGGCGCGCGAGGCCCGCTGGCGTCCGGGGCTGACCGACCAACCGCTGCACAGCGAGATTTTCGCCTCGACCGGCGATGCCAGCGGGGCGGGGGTGGCGCTCGCCTTGGCGCGTGATGCGTTGCGGGTGGCTGAGGCAGTCGAAGATCCGCTCACCGAGGCCGAGGATCGCCGACAGGTGCTGTGGGTGCAGGAATCCCGCGCGATCGCGCGCAGCGGGCGCCCCTACCACCATGGCCTGCCGCGCGAGCTGCGCCACCGGCTGATCCATGTCGAGGCGAAGACTCCCGAAGACGCGCTGTTCGCGCTTGAAGAGGGGCTGCGCTGCCGCGACCTCGCCTGCGTGATCGGCGAGATCGTTGGCAATCCGCGCGCGCTCGATTTCACCGCTTCGCGCCGCCTGAGCCTTGCGGCGGAAAAGCATGGCGTGCCGCTGTGGCTGGTGCGGCTCGAAGCGGAAGCGGACCTGTCCTCGGCGCGGATGCGCTGGCGGATCGAAGCTGCGCCTTCGACGCGCCCGCGCTGGAACGCCGATGCGCCCGGTGCGCCCGCATGGCAGGCCGAATTGTTCCGCGCGCGCAGCCACGCCCCCGGAAAGTGGATTTTGAGCAATGACGACGGACGCCTCAGCGCCCGAAAGTCGCCACCGCGATCTGCCGCCAACGCCGCCACGCCGGATTCTCGCGATCTGGTGCGCGCGACTGTCGGTCGATCGCTGGCGGCTTGCGCACGGGCTTGA
- a CDS encoding DNA polymerase Y family protein: MPPTPPRRILAIWCARLSVDRWRLAHGLDLGEGADAEPTALITETAHGPRIDAVNHAGRAAGAQPGTMLADARTICPQIRVAPSDPAGDLDFLEKLALWVQRWGPWSTLDPPDGVLVDITAAAHLFGGETRLLTDVEAAFARRKLAVRTAIAPTAGAAWALAHYGPVRAVVGSQDNALQRLADLPVAALRLDQDVLTVLRRLGLKRLGDLANIATGAVDRAEAAARDALQRRFRNRKSPSANPLIRLDQLLGKVPEPLLPVVPQQMPLVQRRLMEPIRHRSLLDRVLADLAADMARELEARGEGARRLELGLWRVDGEVLVRRIELAAATREPGHITRLFTTRLDDIDAGFGIETVRLRTSWAEPLAPAQSDVEEAAERHGTSLSACIDRLTVRLGPGAVRRPVPFASHLPERAQRWQAALDPEPSSQGMLEFQHRPLKLLDRPEKVAVLYASPDGLPQRFRWRGRVHEVVRVEGPERIAPEWWRAKSTVRLRDYYRIEDAGGSRFWIYRHGIVGDGRGGAPDWYLQGLCA, from the coding sequence CTGCCGCCAACGCCGCCACGCCGGATTCTCGCGATCTGGTGCGCGCGACTGTCGGTCGATCGCTGGCGGCTTGCGCACGGGCTTGATCTGGGTGAGGGCGCGGATGCCGAGCCGACCGCGCTGATCACCGAGACTGCGCACGGGCCGCGGATCGACGCGGTCAACCACGCCGGTCGCGCTGCGGGCGCGCAGCCGGGCACGATGCTGGCCGATGCGCGCACGATCTGCCCGCAGATCAGGGTCGCGCCGTCCGATCCGGCGGGCGATCTCGATTTCCTCGAGAAACTCGCCCTCTGGGTGCAGCGCTGGGGGCCATGGAGCACGCTCGATCCGCCCGATGGCGTGCTGGTCGATATCACCGCTGCGGCACACCTGTTCGGCGGGGAGACGCGCCTGCTGACTGATGTCGAAGCGGCGTTTGCCCGGCGCAAACTGGCGGTGCGCACGGCAATCGCCCCGACCGCCGGAGCGGCCTGGGCGCTGGCGCATTACGGGCCAGTGCGAGCGGTCGTCGGCTCACAGGACAACGCATTGCAAAGGCTTGCCGATCTCCCGGTCGCGGCATTGCGGCTCGATCAGGATGTGCTCACCGTCCTGCGCCGCCTTGGCCTCAAGCGCCTTGGAGACCTCGCAAACATTGCCACCGGGGCGGTCGACCGCGCCGAGGCTGCCGCCCGCGATGCGCTCCAGCGCCGGTTCCGTAACCGCAAGTCGCCCTCGGCCAACCCGCTGATCCGGCTCGACCAGTTGCTGGGCAAGGTGCCCGAACCGCTGCTGCCGGTTGTTCCGCAGCAGATGCCGCTGGTGCAGCGGCGGTTGATGGAGCCGATTCGGCACCGCAGCCTGCTCGACCGCGTGCTCGCCGACCTCGCCGCCGACATGGCGCGCGAGCTCGAAGCGCGCGGCGAGGGGGCACGGCGTCTCGAACTCGGGCTGTGGCGGGTCGATGGCGAGGTGCTGGTGCGGCGAATCGAACTCGCCGCTGCGACCCGCGAACCCGGACATATTACCCGGCTGTTCACCACCAGGCTTGACGATATCGATGCCGGGTTCGGGATCGAGACGGTGCGGCTGCGGACGAGCTGGGCCGAGCCGCTGGCTCCGGCGCAGAGCGATGTCGAGGAGGCGGCGGAACGGCACGGCACTTCGCTGTCCGCCTGCATCGACCGGCTGACGGTGCGATTGGGCCCCGGCGCGGTGCGCCGCCCGGTTCCGTTCGCCAGCCACCTGCCCGAACGCGCGCAGCGCTGGCAGGCCGCGCTCGATCCCGAACCCAGTTCGCAAGGGATGCTCGAATTTCAGCACAGGCCATTGAAATTGCTGGATAGACCCGAGAAAGTGGCGGTGCTCTATGCTTCGCCCGATGGCTTGCCGCAGCGGTTTCGCTGGCGCGGACGGGTGCACGAAGTCGTCCGCGTCGAAGGGCCCGAGAGGATCGCCCCCGAATGGTGGCGCGCGAAATCGACGGTGCGGCTGCGCGATTACTACCGGATCGAGGATGCGGGGGGCAGCCGCTTCTGGATTTACCGCCACGGGATCGTCGGCGACGGGCGCGGCGGCGCACCCGACTGGTATCTTCAGGGGCTATGCGCCTGA